The genome window TACTGGATCAGCATGATCGGATGGTCGGGATGGCTTTATCTTTTGATACCCCTTGCAGGCACATGTACCGGGGCGGTGCACAGCATCATGGTGGTCTTCGCCCAGCGCATCATCCCCGGCGGGATGGCGCTTGCCTCCGGGCTGATCCTGGGATTCATCTTTTCATCGGGTGCGTTAGGATTGCTTTACACCGGTCATCTGGCGGAATTATATGGTTTTCCCTTTGTGTTGACGTTGACAACCGGCATGGCCCTGCTTGCATCTCCCCTCGCTTTGCTCTTGAAGGAACCTGCAAAACCAGGTATATAAAAGGCCAGACCCTGGGGGAATTGAAAGTCCTCGGGGTCTTTTTGTTTATGCATTCAAATGATACGTATGATACAGATTCTTACAGGGATTTCCCCATGCAAGATGCATCTCGCGTGATGTCAGGTCCATTACCATGGCGCTGATGGTCTTTTCGCGGTCCAGCGGGTCGAGACCCTCGATATTGTGGTTGCAGATCGAATTGGGGATATTGACGTGATCCTTCTGGATGGCTTGCAAACTTTTTATGGTATGTTTTTCCTTTTGGCGGATCAGGCGCGAGGCGCGGAAGTAGCGTACGCGTGAGGAAAGCAGTTCCTCCGGGTCTTTTTCCATTTGTTTCATGTGCGGGTCGAGGTAATGATTTGTATGAATCATGTAACCATCATGAGCATACAGGATCTCGAATTTGCGCGCTGATACTTCAATGGAATAAATCTCACCGCTTTCGTGGATGAGTAAATGGTTATAGCCCGCCGCGCGGTGCGGAACGAGAGTCCGACCGATGGCGCCGGAGATGCGGCGGGAGGCAAGCACGGCGCGGGCAACCACAAGACGCGGGATTCCGATGCGCGAGTCGCCTGGGTACACGGAGTCAATGAGTTGGGCAATGCCATAGGCGTTGAATCCGACATTGGGCAGGAGCCCGCCATAGGTCATGGCAAGATACGGGGGTTCCTTGTCGGGTTTGGCGGAGATGATGAGTACATCGCCTTCGTCTTCGGGGATCCAATCCTCGTTATGCGCAGCAAGGACATGACCATCCGCCGTGCGCTCGTCATTGACGGCCATGCTGGTACAGCGGGTGAGGTGCAGCGCATCCATGGTGACGGCTTCCATCGCGTTCAGCACGACGATGTCATCGAATGGGACATTTGCGCCTTCGGCAATGCCGCGCAGTTCATCCACATATTGCGGGTAGCGTTCCTCAGCGAACGGCAGGTATTTTCGTCCCTGGATTTTTGCGCCGTCCCAGGTGAGTTCGAGGGTGTCGTAGGCGGCGTTGATCAGGATGCGTGCATTTTCGAGACTGTGCTGGATTTGCGGGCGGGCGGCTTCGCCGATCTGGCGCCCCATCTCGAGGTGTGTGCCGGAGACTTCAATAAGGGGCGGTGGGGTGTTGTGAACGGTGGTGTTTGGGGTTTCGTGCTTGAACATGTTTTCTCCAAAATAAAACCGCCCCGGATTTTCTCCGGGGCAGTGGGATTATATCACGGGATGGTGTCTTACGAAGTAGGCGGGATTTCTTCCACCTGCACCGATTGCATATTCCTGCCGGGTACGCCTCGCGTGCCGAACCAGGTCATTGCCACGCCGCCAAGGACAGCCAGTGTCACGAGGAAGGATGCCAGCCAGCCCACACAGGGGATCATGCCAACCAATCCGACCACCAACACAAGCATGAACGTGCCAAAACCGATGGAGAGTACCGGCGCCCAGGTCTGGTTGATGGCTTTGGTGAAGCGGTCGCCGACCTCCTGACCAAGGGCAACCATGCCCAGCAGCCATGCCAGCGGAAGCACCAATGCTGCCAGCAGGGCAATGGGAATGAGGAGGATGGTGACCGCCATGATGACGACCGCCATCGGTACGATAATGACTGCGAGCAGTCCATAGCCGCCCGCCATCAAAGGCTGACTCACGATTGCGCTCCCAACGCGGTCCAATTGGGGCTGCAGGAAGAGTGCCAGTAACATGCCGATGGCTGCAACTGCCAGAGCTCTGCCAAACACACCTGCGATCTCCCAAAGCGGATTTACGTTCACCCTCACATCAGGTACGCCGGGCACATTGGGCACGTTAGGGACATTCGGCACATTGGGGACATCCGGTACATTGATCACAGGAGGAGCATTGGTCGTGATATTGCCACTTACTTCCGCACCGGGCTCCCTTTGCACATTTCCGCCGATGGTGGATATGTCGCCTCTAACCACAGCGGTCTCGGTCAACAAAGCCTGGCCGCCGACGATGACAATATCACCGTCTATCGTACCGCTGATGGTCATATTCCCGCCGACCAAAGCCACATCGCCGTCCACATCTCCATTGATTGTGAGATTCCCGCCGATCAATGCGATGTCTCCATCCACGGAGGCATCTTCCTCGATCATGGCATTTCCGCCAATGACCGCCAGGCTGCCGGTGAGCGTGTCACCGCCTGCCAGCGTGTAGTTCTGCCCAAACAGGAATACATCCCCGCCCGGGCCTTGCGCAGACACAGCGCTGGTGGGTACCATCAGCACTGTCAGCAGGAGGATGGCGCGAACCAAATATTTTTTTATTTTCATGCAGTTGCTCCTTGCGGTTTGCGTGCAAACCGCCATATTGATATGATCCACAAAAGCCCCACCCCCGCCATTGCAGAGAACATCACCATCCAAACATACGGCGGGATGAAACTCGGCAGGATTCGTGCCATGACTCTTAGGATTTCGCTAAATGCCTGCGCCGATGTGAACACGAATAGAAAATAACCGATAGCCGCCGTGAGCCATTCCACAGGTGCGGAGATGAACGCATACACATACGGAGCCGCAAACCAACCAAGCAATCCAACCCCGCTGAATATCAGCACGAACAAGCCCCACAATCTGCGGCGGCGTTCGGCGATCTTTTGGACGGCAAGCCGCCCTTGAAAACGAATCGCAAACCCGGCTGCAGGGGTCACCAATTTTGCAGAACGCAGGGCAAACCCGGTCTCAGCCAGAGCCGAGCAGGCGCGGCACGTCCGCAGATGCACATCCAGTTCGCGCTTCTCCGTTTTGCCCAGGTGTTTATCGTCCAACAGCCAGGTTTCAAAAGGCTGGTGATTCATGATGTCTCCTTTCCATTTCGGCGAGCAGGTCGTCTTCCTGATCCTGCCATGCCCCTGCCAGTTCCTTGCGGGCGCGATGCAGGCGGCTTTTCACCGCGCTGACCGTCAGCCGCAACGATTCGGCGATTTCCTTTTCTGAATAGTCGTACCAATATCTCATGATGATTGCGGCGCGGTCGGTGTTATCGAGATCCTGCAGAAGGGCATGGACGCGATCCTGTGTCTGTCCTTTGATGGATTCTGCTTCGGGGTTGGGGGCATCCACATCGGGGTATTCAAAGGTGTTCCCTTCGTCATCCTCTGCGTCCATCGAAAACATCGAGAATTTTCTGCGGCGTAGTCGATCAATGCAGTAATGGGCCGCAATCGAAAGCAGCCAGGTTGCGAACCGGCGTTTTTGGTCGTAGCGGTACAGGTGCTGGTAGGCGCGCAAAAACGTTTCCTGTGCGGCATCCTCCGCCGATTCAGGCTCGCCCAACATGCGGTAACACAGGTTGAAAACGGGGGTCTGGTAGGTCTCGACGAGCCTGGTAAATGCCTCGTCATCGCCTTGCTGTGCCTGGAGAACCCAGGTCTGTTCTTCGTTCACGTTGCTCCTATGATGACTTTCTACCTTTCTTTACGCAGGAGACGGGGGAAAGGTTGCACGGTTTTGGAGTCGACCAGCTTGCTGGTCGACTCCAAAAATTAATGATGATGCCCCTCCCCGCTTCCCACCGGACCGAGAACCTGCTCCCATTTCCCAAGCGACTCAGCCCTTCGGGCGAGGAAAATGGCAATCGTGGTCGTGATCGGCACGGCGGCGACCAGCCCCAGCGACCCGACCAGCGTCCGCACGATCTCTTCGGCAATGAAGGAAAAATTAACGAGATAGCCGTAATCTCCCTGCCCAAGCGAGAACATCAACATCATCGGCAGGGATGCTCCAGCGTAGGCTAAAACCAACGTGTTGACCGTGGCAGCCACATGGTCCTGGCCGATGCGCATGGCGGCGTTGTACAGTCCGCGAAAACCGAGGTTCGGATTTGCATGGTGCAGTTCAAAGACCGCCGAAGCCTGCGTCGTCACGAGGTCATCCAGCACGCCGAGTGCGCCGATGATCATGCCGCCGAGCAAAAGTCCGCGCAGGTTGATCGGGCTTTCCATTAACTGCATCAGGAACATGACGTTCTCGTCGCCCGAACCGTTGAGTTTTGCAAAGATTACGAACAGACCGGAGAGCGCCCCGGTAAGCAGCAACACCAACACCATGCTGAGCACCGCCGCATGCGTTTTCAACGTCCAGCCGTAGGTGAGGTACAGCGTGACGCCGAGCAGAAGCACCGAGCCAATGATGCTCACGCGCAGGGGATCCTGTCCCGTCAGAATCTGCGGGATGATGTGGCTGATGATGATGTACAGACTGAATGCCATGCTGATCAGTGCGCGGATGCCCTTCCACTGGCTGATGATCACGATGGCGGCCGCAAAAATGAACGCCAGCCACAGGATCGGCGTCGTGCGGACGTAATCCGCAAAGTAGGCGTTGACCACATTGTCCGGCGTCTTACTGATGGAGACCAAAATTTTGTCGCCGGGTTCCAGAAGGTAATCATCCGGGCGCACCTGCCGCCTGCCGTAATCGATCTCCATGGGGATGCCCTCGTACGGTCCCTCCAAAATATTCACGCGTGCGATCTGATAGGTTTGGAAATTCCCGCCCAAATCAATTTGACCTTCTTCGATGATCTGCAGCACTTCCGCACGGACGGTGTCAGCACCAAAGGTGGCGAACCCGTCGCCGGGCAGTTGCACCCGCGTGAGCAGAGTATATGCTAGAACCCCGATGAGCAGTAGAAAAGGAAAGAGCCATGATCTGTTTTTCATGGCTTGGATTATAACCAGTTCCGTAGGTCACGTTTTCAACGTGACGATTTTCGTTAATTTCACACATGTCATGCTCAATACCCGTATCTGGGTACGTAGCGTGACCTACATTGTGTGCCTTATAATTTCCATATGAACTTTCGAGGATATTACATCCCAGGTTCGGCGGTGTTCCTTGCACAGGTCGTTGAATCGCGTACGCCTGTATTTCGAGATTGGAAATTACTCGAACTTCT of Anaerolineales bacterium contains these proteins:
- a CDS encoding YibE/F family protein, producing the protein MKNRSWLFPFLLLIGVLAYTLLTRVQLPGDGFATFGADTVRAEVLQIIEEGQIDLGGNFQTYQIARVNILEGPYEGIPMEIDYGRRQVRPDDYLLEPGDKILVSISKTPDNVVNAYFADYVRTTPILWLAFIFAAAIVIISQWKGIRALISMAFSLYIIISHIIPQILTGQDPLRVSIIGSVLLLGVTLYLTYGWTLKTHAAVLSMVLVLLLTGALSGLFVIFAKLNGSGDENVMFLMQLMESPINLRGLLLGGMIIGALGVLDDLVTTQASAVFELHHANPNLGFRGLYNAAMRIGQDHVAATVNTLVLAYAGASLPMMLMFSLGQGDYGYLVNFSFIAEEIVRTLVGSLGLVAAVPITTTIAIFLARRAESLGKWEQVLGPVGSGEGHHH
- a CDS encoding C45 family autoproteolytic acyltransferase/hydrolase, with protein sequence MFKHETPNTTVHNTPPPLIEVSGTHLEMGRQIGEAARPQIQHSLENARILINAAYDTLELTWDGAKIQGRKYLPFAEERYPQYVDELRGIAEGANVPFDDIVVLNAMEAVTMDALHLTRCTSMAVNDERTADGHVLAAHNEDWIPEDEGDVLIISAKPDKEPPYLAMTYGGLLPNVGFNAYGIAQLIDSVYPGDSRIGIPRLVVARAVLASRRISGAIGRTLVPHRAAGYNHLLIHESGEIYSIEVSARKFEILYAHDGYMIHTNHYLDPHMKQMEKDPEELLSSRVRYFRASRLIRQKEKHTIKSLQAIQKDHVNIPNSICNHNIEGLDPLDREKTISAMVMDLTSREMHLAWGNPCKNLYHTYHLNA
- a CDS encoding sigma-70 family RNA polymerase sigma factor, which translates into the protein MNEEQTWVLQAQQGDDEAFTRLVETYQTPVFNLCYRMLGEPESAEDAAQETFLRAYQHLYRYDQKRRFATWLLSIAAHYCIDRLRRRKFSMFSMDAEDDEGNTFEYPDVDAPNPEAESIKGQTQDRVHALLQDLDNTDRAAIIMRYWYDYSEKEIAESLRLTVSAVKSRLHRARKELAGAWQDQEDDLLAEMERRHHESPAF
- a CDS encoding polymer-forming cytoskeletal protein, giving the protein MKIKKYLVRAILLLTVLMVPTSAVSAQGPGGDVFLFGQNYTLAGGDTLTGSLAVIGGNAMIEEDASVDGDIALIGGNLTINGDVDGDVALVGGNMTISGTIDGDIVIVGGQALLTETAVVRGDISTIGGNVQREPGAEVSGNITTNAPPVINVPDVPNVPNVPNVPNVPGVPDVRVNVNPLWEIAGVFGRALAVAAIGMLLALFLQPQLDRVGSAIVSQPLMAGGYGLLAVIIVPMAVVIMAVTILLIPIALLAALVLPLAWLLGMVALGQEVGDRFTKAINQTWAPVLSIGFGTFMLVLVVGLVGMIPCVGWLASFLVTLAVLGGVAMTWFGTRGVPGRNMQSVQVEEIPPTS